From Streptomyces sp. NBC_00690, a single genomic window includes:
- a CDS encoding DUF6069 family protein — MSARTRALAVVGLTVLAPLLVWLVADPVLGHQLQIVNGDQTLDIGPVPVAFVALLAALAGWGLLAALERFWVRRARALWTGVAIAVLALSFLPLTGEGTDGGTRAALALMHLTVAAALIVGLRTKDAVTPPPSNTP, encoded by the coding sequence GTGAGCGCACGCACACGAGCGTTGGCGGTAGTGGGCCTCACGGTCCTGGCACCACTCCTGGTGTGGCTGGTCGCAGACCCGGTGCTGGGGCACCAGCTGCAGATCGTCAACGGCGACCAGACGCTCGACATTGGTCCGGTGCCGGTGGCGTTTGTCGCGCTACTGGCGGCCCTCGCCGGCTGGGGACTACTGGCAGCCCTGGAGCGGTTCTGGGTACGGCGCGCCCGCGCCCTCTGGACCGGGGTGGCCATCGCCGTACTGGCCCTGTCCTTCCTGCCGTTGACCGGCGAAGGTACAGACGGCGGCACCCGGGCGGCGCTGGCCCTGATGCACCTGACGGTGGCGGCTGCGCTGATCGTGGGCCTGCGCACGAAGGACGCCGTGACACCGCCGCCATCAAATACACCGTGA